A single genomic interval of Ficedula albicollis isolate OC2 unplaced genomic scaffold, FicAlb1.5 N02705, whole genome shotgun sequence harbors:
- the LOC107604528 gene encoding uncharacterized protein LOC107604528, whose protein sequence is MTRMMKVKGFLKDDEGQRLFHDDDDDGWGTLHDDEDWRLFNDEGWGLFQDDDDDDEGCVEAPLPMPPMTMTKDERRRRRRPGTAHQERKGGEGKPNNPQASSSASSPKSSSSSAVASWYCWYSETRSFMLLSASVNSISSMPSPVYQCRKALRRNMAVNCSEMRLKSSWMAVELPMKVTAILRPRGGMSHTAVLTLLGIHSTK, encoded by the coding sequence gatgatgatgatgatggctGGGGGACTCTTCATGATGACGAAGACTGGAGACTCTTCAATGATGAAGGCTGGGGACTCTTCCAGgatgacgatgacgatgatgaaGGCTGTGTGGAGGCTCCGCTGCCGATGCCACCGATGACGATGACGAAGGACGAACGACGCCGAAGGCGCCGCCCTGGGACAGCACACCAGGAACGGAAAGGGGGGGAAGGTAAACCCAACAACCCTCAGGCCTCCTCTTCGGCCTCCTCGCCgaaatcctcctcctcctcggccGTGGCGTCCTGGTACTGCTGGTACTCGGAGACGAGGTCGTTCATGTTGCTCTCGGCCTCGGTGAACTCCATCTCGTCCATGCCCTCGCCCGTGTACCAGTGCAGGAAGGCCTTGCGCCGGAACATGGCGGTGAACTGCTCCGAGATGCGCTTGAAGAGCTCCTGGATGGCGGTGGAGTTGCCGATGAAGGTGACGGCCATCTTGAGGCCGCGCGGCGGGATGTCGCACACGGCCGTCTTGACGTTGTTGGGGATCCACTCCACGAAGTAG